One Nocardia farcinica genomic region harbors:
- a CDS encoding adenosine deaminase, with product MTGPTPLTLASIRRAPKALLHDHLDGGLRPATVLELAAECGYDELPADTEAELAAWFREAADSGSLERYLETFAHTVAVMQTSEGLRRVARECVLDLAADGVVYAEVRYAPEQHLERGLSLDEVVEHTLAGFREGERAAAAAGQPIVVTCLLTAMRHAARSREIAELAVRWRDRGVGGFDIAGAEAGYPPTRHLDAFEYMRANSAHFTIHAGEAFGLPSIHEALAFCGCDRLGHGVRITDDIRVGDSVADAELGLVARYVRDKRIPLELCPSSNVQTGAVPSLDKHPFDLLARLRFRVTVNTDNRLMSDTSMSQEMHKLVQTFGYGWSDLERFTINAMKSAFIPFPERLRIIDDIIKPGYAVLIG from the coding sequence ATGACAGGACCGACGCCGCTGACCCTCGCCTCGATCCGCCGAGCACCCAAGGCCCTGCTGCACGACCACCTCGACGGTGGCCTGCGGCCCGCGACGGTGCTCGAACTGGCCGCCGAGTGCGGCTACGACGAATTACCCGCCGACACCGAGGCCGAGCTGGCGGCCTGGTTCCGGGAGGCCGCCGACAGCGGCTCGCTGGAACGGTATCTGGAGACCTTCGCCCACACCGTGGCCGTCATGCAGACCTCCGAGGGGCTGCGCCGGGTCGCTCGGGAATGCGTCCTCGATCTCGCCGCCGACGGCGTGGTCTACGCCGAGGTGCGTTACGCGCCCGAGCAGCACCTGGAACGCGGGCTCAGCCTCGACGAGGTGGTCGAGCACACGCTGGCGGGCTTCCGCGAGGGGGAGCGGGCGGCCGCGGCCGCCGGCCAGCCGATCGTGGTGACCTGTCTGCTCACCGCCATGCGGCACGCCGCGCGTTCCCGCGAGATCGCCGAACTCGCGGTGCGCTGGCGCGATCGCGGGGTCGGCGGTTTCGACATCGCCGGGGCCGAGGCCGGATACCCGCCCACCCGGCACCTGGACGCCTTCGAGTACATGCGCGCCAACAGCGCGCACTTCACCATCCACGCCGGTGAGGCCTTCGGGCTGCCGTCGATCCACGAGGCACTGGCCTTCTGCGGTTGCGACCGCCTCGGGCACGGCGTGCGGATCACCGACGACATCCGGGTCGGTGATTCGGTGGCCGACGCCGAACTCGGCCTGGTCGCCCGGTACGTGCGCGACAAGCGGATCCCGCTCGAGCTGTGCCCGTCGTCCAACGTGCAGACCGGCGCGGTGCCCTCGCTGGACAAGCATCCGTTCGACCTGCTGGCCCGGCTGCGCTTCCGCGTCACCGTCAACACCGACAACCGGCTGATGAGCGACACGAGTATGAGCCAGGAGATGCACAAGCTGGTGCAGACCTTCGGCTACGGCTGGAGCGACCTGGAACGGTTCACGATCAACGCCATGAAGTCGGCGTTCATCCCGTTCCCGGAACGGTTGCGCATCATCGACGACATCATCAAGCCCGGCTACGCCGTGCTGATCGGCTGA
- a CDS encoding phospho-sugar mutase — MLRFGTAGLRGPVGPGPDAMNTETVARATAGVVEWLRGRCLGGGRVVVGRDARHGSAEFAAVTAEIFQAAGFPVTLLPEPLPTPVVAYAVRALGAVAGVQITASHNPPADNGYKLYLDGGSQLIAPADAEIERCIEAARPPFDRAAVAPSGAELVDDYLARVAALPSLIGGPGPRAAVRIALTPMHGVGGDLAVRALAAAGFTDVHVVPEQFDPDPDFPTVAFPNPEEPGAADLVLATARRVGADLAIALDPDADRCALGVPGPDGWRMLRGDETGVLLGDRVLRTAPADALVATTIVSSRLLSKVAAARGARYAETLTGFKWLARAGDGLVYAYEEAIGHCVDPATVRDKDGISAAVTAADMVAAGKAAGRTLLDELDDYAVRFGVHAGDQVSLRTADTAAAAAVVERLRADPPAALAGEPMRYTDQLRVRGRLRTDALIFEGERSRVVIRPSGTEPKLKCYLEVVEPVRAPAALAAAKQAARERLAELADYCRRL; from the coding sequence ATGCTGCGCTTCGGGACGGCGGGACTGCGCGGACCGGTCGGACCGGGACCGGACGCGATGAACACCGAGACGGTCGCGCGCGCGACCGCGGGCGTGGTCGAGTGGCTGCGCGGCCGCTGCCTCGGCGGCGGCCGGGTGGTGGTGGGGCGCGACGCCCGGCACGGTTCGGCCGAGTTCGCCGCCGTCACCGCCGAGATCTTCCAGGCGGCGGGTTTCCCGGTGACGCTGCTGCCCGAACCGCTGCCGACCCCGGTGGTCGCCTACGCGGTGCGAGCGCTGGGGGCGGTCGCGGGCGTGCAGATCACCGCCTCGCACAACCCGCCCGCCGACAACGGCTACAAGCTCTACCTCGACGGCGGATCGCAGCTCATCGCCCCCGCCGACGCCGAGATCGAACGGTGTATCGAGGCCGCGCGGCCCCCGTTCGACCGGGCGGCCGTCGCGCCGTCGGGCGCGGAGCTGGTGGATGACTACCTCGCGCGGGTGGCCGCGCTGCCGTCGCTGATCGGCGGACCCGGCCCGCGCGCGGCCGTGCGGATCGCGCTGACCCCGATGCACGGCGTCGGCGGCGACCTCGCGGTGCGCGCCCTGGCCGCCGCGGGCTTCACCGACGTGCACGTGGTGCCCGAGCAGTTCGACCCCGATCCGGACTTCCCGACCGTCGCCTTCCCCAACCCGGAGGAACCCGGCGCGGCCGACCTGGTGCTGGCGACCGCGCGGCGGGTCGGCGCGGATCTGGCCATCGCGCTGGACCCGGACGCCGACCGTTGCGCGCTGGGTGTACCCGGCCCGGACGGGTGGCGCATGCTGCGCGGCGACGAGACCGGCGTGCTGCTCGGTGACCGCGTCCTGCGCACCGCACCCGCCGACGCGCTGGTGGCGACCACGATCGTGTCCTCACGGCTGCTGTCGAAGGTCGCGGCCGCGCGCGGCGCCCGCTACGCCGAGACCCTGACGGGTTTCAAGTGGCTGGCCCGCGCCGGTGACGGCCTGGTGTACGCCTACGAGGAGGCCATCGGGCACTGCGTCGACCCGGCCACCGTGCGCGACAAGGACGGCATCTCCGCGGCGGTGACGGCCGCCGACATGGTGGCCGCCGGCAAGGCCGCCGGACGCACCCTGCTCGACGAACTCGACGACTACGCGGTGCGATTCGGCGTGCACGCCGGTGACCAGGTCTCGCTGCGGACGGCCGACACCGCCGCCGCGGCCGCCGTGGTCGAACGGCTGCGCGCCGACCCGCCCGCGGCACTCGCGGGCGAACCGATGCGCTACACCGACCAGCTGCGGGTGCGGGGCCGGCTGCGCACCGATGCGCTGATCTTCGAGGGCGAACGCTCGCGGGTGGTGATCCGGCCGTCCGGCACCGAGCCCAAGCTCAAGTGCTACCTGGAGGTGGTGGAGCCGGTACGCGCACCCGCGGCCCTGGCCGCGGCGAAACAGGCTGCGCGGGAACGGCTCGCGGAGCTGGCGGATTACTGCCGCAGGCTCTGA
- the sdhC gene encoding succinate dehydrogenase, cytochrome b556 subunit: MTTIEAPAQPKRKTLYRGDPGMWSWALHRITGVTIFFFLFVHVLDTALVRVSPEVYDEAIETYKNPLVALMEMGLVVCVLFHALNGVRVILVDFWSQGPRFQRQMLWIVLAIWIVASAAGVGRQFFYLLTEH, from the coding sequence ATGACCACGATCGAAGCTCCGGCCCAGCCGAAGCGGAAGACGCTGTATCGAGGCGACCCGGGAATGTGGTCCTGGGCGCTGCACCGCATCACCGGTGTCACGATTTTCTTCTTCCTCTTCGTGCACGTGTTGGACACCGCGCTGGTCCGGGTCAGCCCGGAGGTCTACGACGAAGCCATCGAGACCTACAAGAACCCGCTGGTCGCCCTGATGGAGATGGGCCTGGTCGTCTGCGTGCTGTTCCACGCGCTCAACGGCGTCCGCGTGATCCTCGTCGACTTCTGGTCCCAGGGCCCGCGCTTCCAGCGCCAGATGCTGTGGATCGTGCTCGCCATCTGGATCGTGGCCTCGGCCGCCGGTGTCGGCCGCCAGTTCTTCTACCTGCTGACGGAGCACTGA
- a CDS encoding YbaB/EbfC family nucleoid-associated protein, with translation MSAEMDALVAGATAKLEALEAALYGLKQVKGTFTTEDGAVSVEVNSDGALVGLRLSEAVTAMAPADVGQLIVWACRQAAEDAGAQRSKVVATLNESFASDTTSVPGSPGGRPDSA, from the coding sequence ATGAGCGCGGAAATGGATGCCCTGGTCGCCGGCGCGACCGCGAAACTGGAGGCGCTCGAAGCCGCGCTGTACGGCCTGAAGCAGGTGAAAGGCACCTTCACCACCGAGGACGGCGCGGTGAGCGTGGAGGTGAACAGCGACGGCGCGCTGGTCGGCCTGCGGCTGTCGGAGGCGGTCACCGCGATGGCGCCCGCCGACGTCGGTCAGCTCATCGTGTGGGCCTGCCGGCAGGCCGCCGAGGACGCGGGCGCCCAGCGGTCGAAGGTCGTTGCGACACTGAACGAATCGTTCGCTTCGGACACGACCTCGGTTCCGGGGTCGCCGGGAGGCAGGCCGGATAGTGCCTGA
- a CDS encoding cytidine deaminase → MPEIDWNSLRDNAFRVMHNAYAPYSRFPVGAAALRADGGIVSGCNVENVSYGLGLCAETVLVGNFIAGGGGRLLAVSVTDSRGEILLPCGRCRQVLYEHGGAGLLVDHRAGPVPLARLLPDAFGPDDLAAGQR, encoded by the coding sequence GTGCCCGAAATCGACTGGAATTCTTTGCGCGACAATGCTTTTCGGGTAATGCATAACGCCTATGCGCCGTACTCGCGGTTCCCGGTCGGCGCGGCGGCTCTCCGTGCCGACGGCGGAATTGTGAGCGGATGCAATGTGGAAAATGTCTCATACGGACTCGGCCTCTGTGCCGAAACTGTACTGGTCGGTAACTTCATCGCGGGTGGGGGCGGGCGGTTGCTGGCGGTCTCGGTGACCGATTCGCGCGGCGAAATCCTGCTGCCCTGCGGGCGCTGTCGCCAGGTGCTCTACGAGCACGGGGGAGCGGGGTTGCTGGTGGACCACCGGGCCGGTCCGGTTCCGCTGGCGCGGTTGCTGCCCGATGCCTTCGGCCCCGACGACCTCGCCGCCGGGCAGCGGTGA
- a CDS encoding C40 family peptidase: protein MIDINVLVKPLLDLLSSFGSGVLPSGGPSDALVSASTALEQLHQQGRTSINQMNSAWDGVAADAATAKALRVQTSAATISDRGTEMATVVNQAAAQVETGQKDLNGIVQSFVNTATALGPTLATPQGLTVLVGSAIEHLNQGLAVVGRVRSELDTQTAAITQLTPPPSTPPVASLPGALAGGASSGLQGLMGVVGQAGSLATTMASTPLKQVSKAANTGTTPSSAAPSGQNPNSSTSTTATTDGVKITLPDGSVVEAPNEKAATAVQAAIGAVGTPYVWGGNDPGSGIDCSGLTKYAYGEAGVELPRLAQEQHIGHPQVSPGDLMPGDLAVWDGHVAMVIGNGQLVEAGDPVSISSIRTENMGMEFYGFYRPTA from the coding sequence GTGATCGACATCAACGTGCTCGTCAAACCGCTGCTCGACCTGCTGAGCAGTTTCGGCTCCGGCGTGCTGCCCAGCGGCGGCCCCTCCGACGCGCTGGTGTCGGCGTCCACCGCCCTCGAGCAGCTGCACCAGCAGGGCCGCACGAGCATCAACCAGATGAACAGCGCCTGGGACGGGGTCGCCGCCGACGCCGCGACCGCCAAGGCGCTGCGGGTGCAGACCTCCGCCGCCACCATCTCCGACCGGGGCACCGAGATGGCCACCGTGGTGAATCAGGCTGCCGCCCAGGTGGAGACGGGCCAGAAGGATCTCAACGGCATCGTCCAGTCCTTCGTGAACACCGCCACCGCGCTCGGTCCCACGCTGGCGACGCCGCAGGGCCTCACGGTGCTGGTCGGCTCGGCCATCGAACACCTGAACCAGGGCCTGGCGGTGGTCGGGCGGGTGCGCAGCGAACTCGACACCCAGACCGCCGCCATCACCCAGCTCACCCCGCCGCCCTCCACCCCGCCGGTTGCCTCGCTGCCCGGCGCGCTCGCGGGCGGCGCGTCCTCGGGCCTACAGGGCCTGATGGGCGTGGTGGGCCAGGCGGGTTCACTCGCCACCACGATGGCGAGCACCCCGCTGAAGCAGGTGTCGAAGGCGGCGAACACCGGCACGACGCCGAGTTCGGCCGCGCCCAGCGGGCAGAACCCGAACTCGTCCACGTCGACGACCGCCACCACCGACGGGGTCAAGATCACCCTGCCCGACGGCAGCGTGGTCGAGGCGCCGAACGAGAAGGCCGCCACGGCGGTGCAGGCCGCGATCGGGGCCGTGGGCACGCCTTATGTGTGGGGCGGCAACGACCCGGGCTCGGGCATCGACTGCAGCGGTCTCACCAAGTACGCCTACGGCGAGGCGGGGGTGGAGTTGCCGCGGCTGGCGCAGGAACAGCACATCGGCCACCCCCAGGTCTCGCCCGGTGACCTGATGCCCGGCGACCTGGCCGTGTGGGACGGCCACGTCGCGATGGTCATCGGCAACGGGCAGCTCGTGGAGGCCGGTGATCCGGTCTCGATCAGTTCCATCCGAACGGAGAACATGGGTATGGAGTTCTACGGCTTCTACAGGCCCACCGCATGA
- a CDS encoding purine-nucleoside phosphorylase, whose translation MLAAEAAEAIAERTGVPRHRAAVVLGSGWQAAAAEIGEPSASVPMPELPGFGTPSAQGHVPVLHSVPVGSEHVLVLMGRQHLYEGYSPAEVVHPVATAVAAGAETVVLTNAAGGIRAGLRVGEPVLIADHLNLTGRSPLAGATFVDLVDAWDPGLRALARELDPELTEGVYAGLTGPQYETPAEIRMLRTVGADLVGMSTVLEAIAARSLGARLLGISLVTNLAAGVTGEHLSHAEVLAEGNAAAPRLGKLLRGVLERLGSAPDGAA comes from the coding sequence ATGCTTGCCGCAGAGGCCGCCGAGGCGATCGCCGAACGTACCGGGGTGCCGCGGCACCGGGCCGCGGTGGTGCTGGGATCGGGCTGGCAGGCCGCGGCCGCCGAGATCGGCGAGCCGTCGGCGTCGGTGCCGATGCCCGAGCTGCCCGGCTTCGGCACCCCGTCCGCCCAGGGCCACGTGCCCGTGCTGCATTCGGTGCCGGTCGGGTCCGAGCACGTGCTCGTGCTGATGGGCAGGCAGCACCTCTACGAGGGCTACTCCCCCGCCGAGGTGGTGCACCCGGTCGCGACCGCGGTGGCCGCGGGCGCGGAGACCGTCGTGCTCACCAACGCCGCGGGCGGCATCAGAGCGGGCCTGCGGGTCGGCGAGCCGGTGCTGATCGCCGATCACCTGAATCTGACCGGCCGCTCCCCGCTGGCCGGCGCGACCTTCGTCGATCTCGTCGACGCCTGGGATCCGGGGTTGCGGGCCCTGGCACGGGAACTGGACCCGGAACTCACCGAGGGCGTGTACGCGGGCCTGACCGGTCCGCAGTACGAGACGCCCGCGGAGATCCGGATGCTGCGCACCGTCGGCGCGGACCTGGTCGGCATGTCGACGGTCCTCGAAGCCATCGCGGCCCGGTCGCTGGGCGCCCGCCTGCTCGGCATCTCCCTCGTCACGAATCTCGCCGCCGGCGTCACCGGGGAACATCTCTCGCATGCCGAGGTGCTCGCCGAGGGCAACGCGGCCGCGCCGCGACTGGGCAAACTCCTGCGCGGCGTGCTGGAGCGGCTCGGCTCGGCGCCCGACGGCGCCGCATGA
- the upp gene encoding uracil phosphoribosyltransferase — translation MRTHTVDHPLAAALLTTMRDERTPNAVFRAALCDLTGILVYEALREAPVDTYEINTPVAPATGARLAQPPLLVPVLRAGLGMVDAAAGLVPDARVGFVGIARDESTHQPVPYMESLPEDLAGVPVFVLDPMLATGGSMRHTLELLAARGATDITALCVVAAPEGIATLERSGLPVRLVTAAVDEGLNENAYIVPGLGDAGDRQFGPR, via the coding sequence ATGCGCACGCACACCGTGGATCACCCGCTGGCCGCTGCCCTGTTGACGACGATGCGCGACGAGCGCACGCCCAATGCGGTCTTCCGCGCGGCGCTGTGCGATCTGACCGGCATCCTGGTCTACGAGGCGCTGCGGGAGGCGCCGGTGGACACCTACGAGATCAACACGCCCGTCGCCCCGGCCACCGGTGCCCGGCTCGCGCAGCCGCCGCTGTTGGTGCCGGTGTTGCGCGCCGGGCTCGGCATGGTCGATGCGGCCGCCGGGTTGGTGCCGGACGCGCGGGTGGGTTTCGTCGGGATCGCGCGGGACGAGAGCACCCATCAGCCGGTGCCGTACATGGAGTCGCTGCCGGAAGACCTCGCGGGCGTGCCGGTGTTCGTGCTGGATCCGATGCTGGCCACCGGCGGGTCCATGCGCCACACCCTGGAACTGCTTGCCGCCCGCGGCGCCACCGACATCACCGCCCTGTGCGTGGTCGCGGCGCCGGAAGGCATTGCCACGCTGGAACGCAGCGGCCTGCCGGTACGGCTGGTGACCGCCGCGGTCGACGAGGGATTGAACGAGAACGCCTACATCGTGCCCGGTCTGGGTGACGCGGGCGATCGGCAGTTCGGGCCGCGCTGA
- a CDS encoding succinate dehydrogenase hydrophobic membrane anchor subunit: protein MTAPVLGKSYDRPASLDLPRAPRGRAGNNFEKYAWLFMRFSGLLLIVLVLGHMFIMLMIDGGVQRLNFAFVAGRWASPFWQIWDLTMLWLAQLHGGNGLRTVIDDYSRKDSTRFWLKTLLAVSMILIMGVGTYVIFTFDPNIS from the coding sequence ATGACCGCACCTGTTCTCGGCAAGTCCTACGACCGCCCCGCCAGCCTGGACCTGCCCCGGGCGCCGCGCGGGCGCGCGGGCAACAACTTCGAGAAGTACGCCTGGCTGTTCATGCGCTTCTCCGGGCTGCTGCTGATCGTGCTCGTCCTGGGTCACATGTTCATCATGCTGATGATCGACGGCGGCGTGCAGCGCCTGAACTTCGCGTTCGTGGCCGGCCGCTGGGCCTCGCCGTTCTGGCAGATCTGGGATCTCACCATGCTCTGGCTGGCCCAGCTGCACGGCGGCAACGGCCTGCGCACCGTGATCGACGACTACTCCCGCAAGGACTCGACCCGCTTCTGGCTCAAGACCCTGCTCGCGGTCTCGATGATCCTGATCATGGGCGTCGGCACCTACGTCATCTTCACCTTCGACCCCAACATCAGTTAG
- a CDS encoding hydrolase, with product MPSIVADYRASATVDVEHDRADRAAGRTLGMPVAVLPQDWGAALGYDAAALWRAWAPDLRHRTVSAGRFLAGQDPALVAAEIRALLARPAPDRAATRS from the coding sequence GTGCCATCGATCGTCGCCGACTACCGCGCCTCCGCGACCGTCGACGTGGAGCACGACCGCGCCGACCGGGCGGCCGGGCGCACCCTCGGCATGCCGGTCGCGGTGCTCCCGCAGGACTGGGGAGCCGCGCTCGGTTACGACGCCGCCGCACTGTGGCGAGCCTGGGCGCCCGACCTGCGCCATCGCACCGTCTCGGCCGGTCGTTTCCTGGCCGGGCAGGACCCCGCCCTGGTCGCCGCGGAGATCCGCGCCCTGCTCGCTCGCCCGGCCCCGGATCGGGCGGCCACACGGTCGTGA
- a CDS encoding thymidine phosphorylase — protein sequence MTALDAVSLITTKRDGGQLSDEQIDWVIDAFTRGAVADEQMAALAMAILLRGMTRRETARWTAAMIASGQRMDFTDLPRPTVDKHSTGGVGDKITLPLAPLVAACGAAVPQLSGRGLGHTGGTLDKLESIPGWRADVPVARMRDILADPAIGAVICAAGADLAPADKRLYALRDVTGTVESVPLIASSIMSKKIAEGTAALVLDVKVGSGAFMKDRATATELATTMVELGADAGVRTVALLTAMDSPLGRTAGNALEVAEAVAVLAGGGPADVVELTLALAREMVALAGLDTDPADVLASGRAMDHWRAMVRAQGGDPDAPLPRATHTEILRADRDGVLTRLDAMGVGVAAWRLGAGRARQGDPVQHGAGVALHAGVGDRVTAGQALCTLHTDTPEAFDSAAAALREGIEIGDAAAGTGPLVLDRIG from the coding sequence GTGACGGCTCTGGACGCGGTTTCCCTCATCACCACCAAACGCGACGGCGGACAGCTCTCCGACGAGCAGATCGACTGGGTGATCGACGCCTTCACCCGGGGCGCGGTCGCCGACGAACAGATGGCGGCGCTGGCGATGGCGATCCTGCTGCGCGGGATGACCAGGCGCGAGACCGCCCGCTGGACCGCCGCCATGATCGCCTCCGGGCAGCGCATGGACTTCACCGACCTGCCCCGGCCCACCGTCGACAAGCACTCCACCGGCGGCGTCGGCGACAAGATCACCCTGCCGCTGGCGCCACTGGTCGCCGCCTGCGGCGCGGCGGTGCCGCAGCTGTCCGGCCGCGGGCTCGGGCACACCGGCGGCACCCTGGACAAACTCGAGTCGATCCCGGGCTGGCGGGCCGACGTCCCGGTGGCGCGGATGCGCGACATCCTGGCCGACCCGGCGATCGGTGCGGTGATCTGCGCGGCCGGCGCCGACCTCGCTCCCGCCGACAAGCGCCTCTACGCACTGCGCGACGTCACCGGCACCGTCGAGTCGGTGCCGCTGATCGCCAGTTCGATCATGAGCAAGAAGATCGCCGAGGGCACCGCCGCACTGGTCCTCGACGTCAAGGTCGGCTCCGGCGCGTTCATGAAGGACCGCGCGACCGCGACCGAATTGGCCACCACGATGGTCGAGCTCGGCGCCGACGCGGGCGTGCGGACGGTGGCCTTGTTGACCGCGATGGACAGCCCGCTCGGCCGCACGGCGGGCAATGCGCTCGAGGTCGCCGAGGCGGTGGCGGTCCTGGCCGGTGGCGGGCCCGCCGACGTCGTCGAGCTGACCCTGGCACTGGCGCGCGAGATGGTCGCCCTCGCCGGCCTGGACACCGATCCGGCCGATGTGCTCGCCTCCGGCCGCGCGATGGACCACTGGCGCGCGATGGTGCGCGCCCAGGGCGGCGACCCGGACGCGCCGCTGCCGCGCGCCACGCACACCGAGATCCTGCGCGCCGACCGTGACGGCGTACTGACCCGCCTCGACGCGATGGGCGTCGGTGTGGCCGCTTGGCGGCTCGGCGCGGGGCGGGCACGTCAGGGCGACCCGGTGCAGCACGGCGCGGGCGTGGCACTGCATGCCGGGGTCGGCGACCGCGTCACCGCTGGCCAGGCGCTGTGCACCCTGCACACCGACACCCCCGAGGCGTTCGACTCCGCGGCCGCCGCGCTGCGCGAGGGGATCGAGATCGGCGACGCCGCCGCCGGCACGGGCCCGCTCGTGCTCGACCGGATCGGTTGA
- the sdhA gene encoding succinate dehydrogenase flavoprotein subunit gives MSESSERNSGAVAARPVQEHRYDVVIVGAGGAGMRAAIEAGPRVRTAVLTKLYPTRSHTGAAQGGMCAALANVEEDNWEWHTFDTVKGGDYLVDQDAAEIMAKEAIDAVLDLEKMGLPFNRTPEGKIDQRRFGGHTRDHGKAPVRRACYAADRTGHMILQTLYQNCVKHDVQFFNEFYVLDLVLTETDRGPVATGVVAYELATGDLHVFHAKSIVFATGGSGRMYKTTSNAHTLTGDGMAIVFRKGLPLEDMEFHQFHPTGLAGLGILISEAVRGEGGILRNADGERFMERYAPTIKDLAPRDIVARSMVLEVLEGRGAGPNKDYVYIDVTHLGEDVLEEKLPDITEFSRTYLGVDPVKELVPVFPTCHYVMGGIPTRIRGEVLRNNDDIVPGLYAAGECACVSVHGANRLGTNSLLDINVFGRRAGIAAAEYAERTDFVEMPENPAQMVQDWLALILSDHGNERVADIRTELQRSMDNNASVFRTEDTLKQALTDIHALKERYSRITVQDKGKRYNSDLLEAVELGFLLELAEVTVVGALNRKESRGGHAREDYPDRDDVNFMRHTMAYKEGTDLLSDIRLDFKPVVQTRYEPMERKY, from the coding sequence ATGAGTGAGTCCAGCGAACGTAACAGCGGCGCCGTCGCAGCCCGTCCTGTTCAGGAACATCGCTACGACGTCGTCATCGTCGGTGCCGGCGGCGCGGGTATGCGCGCGGCCATCGAGGCGGGCCCGCGCGTCCGGACGGCCGTGCTGACCAAGCTGTACCCGACCCGTAGCCACACCGGCGCGGCCCAGGGCGGCATGTGCGCCGCGCTGGCCAACGTGGAAGAGGACAACTGGGAATGGCACACCTTCGACACCGTCAAGGGTGGTGACTACCTGGTGGACCAGGACGCCGCGGAGATCATGGCCAAGGAGGCCATCGACGCGGTGCTCGACCTGGAGAAGATGGGCCTGCCGTTCAACCGCACGCCCGAGGGCAAGATCGACCAGCGCCGCTTCGGCGGTCACACCCGCGATCACGGCAAGGCGCCGGTGCGCCGCGCCTGCTACGCGGCCGACCGCACCGGCCACATGATCCTGCAGACGCTGTACCAGAACTGCGTCAAGCACGACGTGCAGTTCTTCAACGAGTTCTACGTGCTCGACCTGGTGCTCACCGAGACCGACCGGGGTCCGGTCGCCACCGGCGTGGTCGCCTACGAGCTGGCCACCGGCGACCTGCACGTCTTCCACGCCAAGTCGATCGTGTTCGCCACCGGCGGCTCGGGCCGCATGTACAAGACCACCTCGAACGCGCACACCCTGACCGGTGACGGCATGGCGATCGTGTTCCGCAAGGGCCTGCCGCTCGAGGACATGGAATTCCACCAGTTCCATCCGACGGGTCTGGCCGGTCTGGGCATCCTCATCTCCGAGGCGGTCCGCGGTGAGGGCGGCATCCTGCGCAACGCCGACGGCGAGCGCTTCATGGAGCGCTACGCCCCCACCATCAAGGACCTCGCCCCGCGCGACATCGTCGCCCGCTCGATGGTGCTCGAGGTGCTCGAGGGCCGCGGCGCCGGGCCGAACAAGGACTACGTCTACATCGACGTGACCCACCTCGGCGAGGACGTGCTCGAGGAGAAGCTGCCCGACATCACCGAGTTCTCCCGCACCTACCTGGGCGTGGACCCGGTGAAGGAGCTGGTGCCGGTCTTCCCGACCTGCCACTACGTGATGGGCGGCATCCCCACCCGCATCCGCGGCGAGGTGCTGCGCAACAACGACGACATCGTGCCCGGCCTCTACGCCGCGGGTGAATGCGCCTGCGTCTCGGTGCACGGCGCCAACCGCCTCGGCACCAACTCGCTGCTGGACATCAACGTCTTCGGCCGCCGGGCGGGCATCGCCGCCGCCGAGTACGCCGAGCGCACCGACTTCGTCGAGATGCCGGAGAACCCGGCGCAGATGGTGCAGGACTGGCTGGCGCTGATCCTGTCCGACCACGGCAACGAGCGCGTCGCCGACATCCGCACCGAGCTGCAGCGGTCGATGGACAACAACGCCTCGGTGTTCCGCACCGAGGACACGCTCAAGCAGGCCCTCACCGACATCCACGCGCTCAAGGAGCGGTACTCGCGGATCACGGTGCAGGACAAGGGCAAGCGCTACAACAGCGACCTGCTCGAGGCCGTCGAGCTGGGCTTCCTGCTCGAGCTGGCCGAGGTCACCGTGGTGGGCGCGCTCAACCGCAAGGAGTCGCGCGGCGGCCACGCCCGCGAGGACTACCCGGACCGCGACGACGTGAACTTCATGCGGCACACCATGGCCTACAAGGAGGGCACGGATCTGCTGTCCGACATCCGGCTCGACTTCAAGCCGGTGGTGCAGACCCGTTACGAGCCGATGGAGCGTAAGTACTGA